The following coding sequences lie in one Eremothecium sinecaudum strain ATCC 58844 chromosome IV, complete sequence genomic window:
- the MIT1 gene encoding Mit1p (Syntenic homolog of Ashbya gossypii ADL010W; Syntenic homolog of Saccharomyces cerevisiae YEL007W (MIT1)): MDVVPSYHGYIETNADALLLTQAVLDGKLNPVTRRPYEIERPQLIVSGNVFVFIEEKSGIKRWTDGVSWSPSRIMGKFLVYRELDKQNGSGTSSASGVGLVSPTSGGQRKWMDSLDMLDDQQRSIVSKALVGSLNSSYAFKPSGLVKKTMSIKLKRTSRAETIHIISYYTAEDVEAGKLMKPSNSPFFSQIDPCRELEIALENSSVGNSRNSCAQASVNVTPTRTVGTSTLGLKSYMSSGVSQPVIGPPVYQSMPHQIPSHHQHLTQQQLQSQTQQHQYFSMNYYPSLPQHSSQAQLCNRYSYCPQPNQNTRMKQQQQHQQHLHRQEQQQLQRPHSGSSVITTDLSQMTASSAATSAPQSHGNFSTGLPHPGTLFPSDQHKPTGIQLPLPFPHNPPSSGPSSAPSVTQARQTQPHSSISSAGSSSTPPSFVSYPGYNMQQYVQAHGMYPVSRFGVGSGTLPYASHMVGSSSSAVNTVEQPLFDYAPQQGKTHLGSSSSSNTNTTTGAGAANLVDEE; this comes from the coding sequence ATGGATGTTGTTCCCAGTTATCATGGATACATAGAAACGAATGCGGATGCACTGCTGCTGACACAAGCTGTGTTGGACGGAAAACTGAACCCCGTGACAAGGAGACCTTATGAGATCGAAAGGCCGCAGTTGATAGTGTCGGGCAACGTGTTTGTATTTATCGAGGAGAAATCGGGCATTAAGCGGTGGACTGATGGTGTTTCGTGGTCACCATCCAGGATAATGGGGAAGTTTCTTGTTTATCGGGAACTGGACAAGCAAAACGGTAGTGGTACTAGCAGCGCTTCTGGTGTGGGGCTTGTTTCTCCAACCTCTGGGGGACAGCGTAAGTGGATGGATTCATTGGATATGCTAGATGATCAGCAGCGAAGTATCGTTTCGAAGGCCCTAGTTGGGTCGTTGAATAGCTCTTATGCCTTTAAGCCTAGTGGACTTGTGAAAAAGACCATGTCTATTAAGCTAAAACGAACATCGCGCGCTGAGACTATCCATATAATTTCGTATTACACTGCTGAAGATGTTGAAGCGGGAAAGTTGATGAAACCATCCAATTCACCTTTCTTCAGTCAAATTGATCCCTGTAGGGAACTGGAAATAGCGCTTGAGAACTCATCTGTGGGGAATTCACGAAATTCTTGCGCGCAAGCGTCTGTTAACGTCACCCCCACAAGGACGGTCGGTACTTCTACTTTGGGGCTGAAGTCTTATATGTCATCTGGGGTTTCCCAACCAGTAATCGGCCCTCCGGTCTATCAGAGCATGCCTCACCAAATTCCGTCGCACCACCAGCATCTGACTCAGCAGCAATTGCAGAGTCAGACACAACAGCATCAGTATTTCAGCATGAATTATTACCCTAGTCTGCCTCAGCATAGCTCACAAGCACAACTGTGCAATAGATATAGTTATTGCCCTCAGCCCAACCAAAATACGCGTATGaaacaacagcagcaacaCCAACAGCATCTCCATCGTCAGGAGCAACAACAACTACAGCGACCTCATTCAGGCTCTTCAGTCATTACAACAGATCTTTCGCAGATGACGGCATCGTCCGCTGCAACAAGTGCCCCTCAATCTCATGGAAACTTTTCAACTGGGTTACCTCATCCAGGGACACTTTTTCCATCAGATCAGCATAAGCCAACTGGCATTCAACTACCATTACCTTTTCCTCACAATCCCCCGTCATCTGGTCCATCTTCAGCACCGTCTGTTACACAGGCTCGGCAAACTCAACCACATTCTTCTATCTCTTCCGCCGGTTCCTCTTCTACACCACCATCATTTGTATCCTACCCCGGTTACAATATGCAACAATATGTGCAAGCTCATGGTATGTATCCTGTTTCAAGATTCGGTGTCGGTAGTGGGACGCTACCTTATGCTTCTCATATGGTAGGATCGTCATCGTCTGCCGTAAATACCGTTGAACAGCCGCTGTTTGATTATGCGCCACAACAAGGGAAAACGCATTTGGGCAGTAGTTCTTCTTCCAATACTAATACCACTACTGGTGCTGGTGCCGCTAACTTAGTGGATGAAGAGTGA
- a CDS encoding HDL010Wp (Syntenic homolog of Ashbya gossypii ADL009W; Syntenic homolog of Saccharomyces cerevisiae YIL006W (YIA6) and YEL006W (YEA6)) has protein sequence MDEALTSPSTTHLNNDDAVKRNQDLNFQSDVDLLLPECSSPLTSSVVLEEFMDKPHLDNSTEDGNYNGSKTPKFSKGLTDTEIAALSGALSGFVAGVIVCPLDVAKTRLQAQGLYEMPAYYSGLFGSLNTIVRDEGFRGLYKGVVPIVLGYFPTWMIYFTIYEKCKKKYPHIFPNDFLSHSASALTAGAVSTALTNPIWVVKTRLMTQSSKSRHSTNYSGTIDAFRKMYKTEGLKVFYLGLVPSLFGLFHVAIQFPVYEKLKRLLYYNTTVGGMEGGEENDVNLGRLIIASCASKIVASTITYPHEILRTRMQIKSTGGDQLGVFSLIKKISVKEGFAGFYSGFVTNMFRTVPASAITLVSFEYFKKSFKIWNDTLLL, from the coding sequence ATGGATGAAGCTCTCACTAGCCCATCAACAACTCATTTAAATAACGATGATGCAGTAAAAAGAAACCAGGACCTAAATTTTCAAAGTGATGTGGATCTCCTATTGCCTGAGTGTTCTTCTCCCTTGACTTCATCTGTCGTCCTTGAAGAATTTATGGATAAACCACATTTAGATAACTCAACGGAAGATGGTAACTATAATGGTTCTAAAACGCCGAAGTTTTCGAAGGGTTTGACTGATACTGAAATTGCTGCTCTTTCTGGTGCATTATCCGGGTTTGTTGCTGGGGTAATTGTATGCCCCTTAGATGTGGCAAAAACAAGACTACAAGCACAGGGATTATACGAAATGCCTGCATATTACTCTGGTTTATTTGGCTCTTTAAATACTATAGTGCGAGATGAGGGTTTCAGAGGATTGTACAAAGGTGTTGTACCAATTGTTCTAGGTTATTTTCCAACGTGGATGATATACTTCACAATCTACGAAAAGTGCAAAAAGAAGTATCCGCATATATTCCCAAATGATTTTCTGTCGCATTCAGCATCAGCGTTGACCGCTGGTGCCGTGTCTACTGCATTGACCAACCCTATTTGGGTCGTTAAAACGAGATTGATGACACAATCTAGCAAGAGCCGGCACTCTACAAATTATAGTGGGACAATAGATGCATTCCGAAAAATGTATAAAACTGAAGGGCTAAAGGTTTTTTACCTGGGTCTAGTACCGTCTTTATTCGGATTATTCCATGTCGCAATTCAATTTCCAGTCTATGAAAAGCTAAAAAGATTGTTGTATTACAACACCACAGTCGGCGGAATGGAAGGCGGTGAAGAGAATGATGTGAATCTGGGAAGACTAATAATCGCATCCTGTGCATCAAAAATTGTGGCTAGTACTATAACCTATCCCCATGAAATTCTACGTACCCGAATGCAAATTAAATCAACCGGTGGAGACCAACTTGGAGTTTTTAGTCTTATCAAAAAGATTTCTGTTAAAGAGGGCTTTGCGGGATTCTACTCCGGCTTTGTAACAAATATGTTCCGGACAGTTCCAGCTTCTGCCATAACTTTAGTTTCATTCGAATATTTTAAGAAGTCTTTTAAAATCTGGAATGATACCcttttactttga
- the EPS1 gene encoding protein disulfide isomerase EPS1 (Syntenic homolog of Ashbya gossypii ADL008W; Syntenic homolog of Saccharomyces cerevisiae YIL005W (EPS1)): MATRLHLYFKCLWILVLISTLGFASSVVTDELEEEQGASFPKPLTSANFKETISSNLHLVEFYSPYCAHCRRFEPIWKKTWEEFHETGEKLGIYMSQVNCIQSGDLCNEESITAYPELRLYGPSGFLAPYTNARTTEDLIKFMREEAKNEEQAKKEETSEKKTEVKPLQYEDGDLIRYVEGAGGDPMLLVLWPFLRDADLKDQKFIQNCDECLTFHRAWKTISSALSTDIVVAQATCGQNKDICLKLGLEELTEISKQRSNREPTLAVILPRKKNNAIFYKGNKYSASDVIDFAKKVVNNYNMPKITKDEIAEIIAKPIELNKFKYPGNEETYIIFNYDSESSLIKSASLVQDIIQPLSNYRNMVVFKSDDDLVSLIKENYFKMINQVNVPGHSEYLTAITSTPYPKVFMFKEGSLVPIVYHGYVPKDMDPMKTFMEWVDQNSLQLVSEISSRNFKDLMYYHNEFYEKLVIQVIDTGDDHSKKSAENYLNNLILTAYNYEAVRYRNIYSNIVQKNLVNEGKQGSANAYSDVMQSMIENGIYKDDHKILYAYIDISRHDSLLNKLGFKVQGRDLQNGDVLIVDKKTGRYYYEHDIAGEYLTSRAPNALKDTLVALVFPHEHPGVQIKSNLINSPFGRSLRFLDSYEKWFVLFSVVLSLLTVRKIYRNYRVHKKYAAKRDVVGILGKGKKLKE; this comes from the coding sequence ATGGCTACTAGACTACATCTTTATTTCAAATGTTTATGGATCCTGGTCCTGATTTCAACATTGGGATTTGCCTCTAGCGTGGTTACCGATGaacttgaagaagaacaaggGGCTAGTTTTCCAAAGCCTTTAACATCAGCGAATTTTAAGGAAACTATCTCATCCAATTTACATTTAGTTGAATTCTATAGTCCTTATTGTGCTCACTGTCGGCGATTTGAACCTATATGGAAGAAGACATGGGAAGAATTTCACGAAACGGGTGAGAAGCTGGGTATTTACATGTCTCAGGTTAATTGTATACAAAGCGGAGATCTATGTAATGAAGAAAGTATTACCGCATATCCCGAATTACGGCTGTATGGTCCATCTGGTTTCCTTGCGCCGTATACCAACGCCCGGACTACTGAAGACCTTATTAAGTTCATGCGTGAAGAGGCCAAAAATGAAGAGCAGGCCAAAAAGGAAGAAACCTCTGAAAAGAAGACAGAGGTAAAACCTTTGCAGTATGAAGATGGTGATTTGATCAGATACGTTGAAGGTGCGGGTGGTGACCCAATGCTGCTTGTATTATGGCCATTTTTGAGGGATGCAGACCTTAAGGATCAAAAATTTATCCAAAACTGTGATGAGTGCCTCACATTTCATAGGGCTTGGAAAACCATATCTTCGGCTTTATCTACTGATATAGTAGTTGCTCAAGCTACGTGCGGGCAAAATAAAGATATCTGTCTAAAGTTAGGTCTGGAAGAATTAACTGAAATTTCGAAGCAGAGGTCGAATAGAGAACCAACTTTAGCCGTTATACTTCCcagaaaaaaaaataacGCTATATTTTACAAAGGAAATAAGTACTCTGCATCTGATGTGATAGATTTTGCTAAGAAAGTTGTCAATAATTATAACATGCCCAAAATTACCAAGGATGAAATAGCTGAAATCATTGCAAAGCCAATAGAGCTTAATAAATTTAAATACCCTGGGAATGAGGAGACTTACATCATATTCAACTATGATTCAGAAAGTTCACTTATTAAAAGTGCGTCCCTTGTGCAAGATATTATTCAGCCTTTGAGCAACTATCGGAATATGGTCGTTTTCAAAAGTGACGACGACCTTGTCTCCTTAATTAAGGAGAATTATTTCAAAATGATTAATCAAGTAAATGTTCCAGGACATTCTGAATACTTGACTGCAATTACATCAACGCCTTATCCCAAAGTGTTTATGTTTAAAGAAGGCAGTTTGGTCCCAATTGTATACCATGGCTATGTTCCTAAGGATATGGATCCAATGAAAACGTTCATGGAATGGGTAGATCAAAATTCTCTTCAATTAGTAAGCGAAATCTCAAGTAGGAATTTCAAAGATTTGATGTACTATCATAATGAGTTTTACGAGAAACTTGTAATCCAGGTAATTGATACTGGTGATGATCATAGTAAAAAATCTGCAGAAAACTATTTGAACAATTTGATATTGACAGCTTATAATTATGAAGCTGTGAGGTATAGAAATATCTATTCTAACATTGTCCAGAAAAATTTGGTAAATGAAGGAAAGCAAGGATCCGCCAATGCATATAGTGATGTTATGCAATCTATGATCGAAAATGGTATCTACAAAGATGATCATAAAATTCTATATGCCTATATCGACATTAGCCGTCACGATTCACTATTGAACAAACTTGGTTTTAAAGTTCAGGGCAGGGACCTTCAGAATGGTGACGTTTTAATTGTTGATAAAAAAACTGGTAGATATTACTATGAACATGATATTGCTGGGGAATATTTAACTAGTAGAGCTCCTAATGCATTAAAGGATACGTTAGTAGCACTAGTGTTCCCACATGAGCATCCAGGAGTGCAAATTAAATCCAACCTGATAAATTCGCCATTTGGCAGAAGTTTGCGTTTTTTGGACAGCTACGAGAAATGGTTCGTTTTGTTTTCAGTGGTGTTGTCTTTGCTTACAGTTCGTAAAATTTATAGAAATTATAGGGTGCATAAGAAGTACGCTGCAAAACGTGATGTGGTAGGCATCCTGGGAAAAGGTAAAAAACTAAAGGAATAA
- the BET1 gene encoding Bet1p (Syntenic homolog of Ashbya gossypii ADL007C; Syntenic homolog of Saccharomyces cerevisiae YIL004C (BET1)): MSIRSDQGTVHQRTLLFGSKPNNPTERASSPYNSSSIDYSQSTLAQLESQSDGHVNIMRDKVKALKDLSLKMGEEIRGSSNTIEGLENTFEQTRTKLKRTFNRMMIMAKNSTISFKTWLLIILAVFLLFGYVWIF, from the coding sequence ATGAGCATTAGATCGGATCAGGGTACAGTACATCAAAGAACCCTTTTATTTGGTTCAAAACCCAATAATCCAACCGAGAGGGCAAGCTCTCCGTATAACAGCTCCTCAATTGATTATTCACAATCAACGTTGGCACAGCTAGAATCGCAAAGCGATGGCCATGTAAATATAATGAGAGATAAGGTTAAGGCATTAAAAGATCTCTCGCTTAAAATGGGTGAGGAAATTCGTGGCAGTAGTAATACAATAGAGGGATTAGAGAACACCTTTGAGCAAACCCGGACCAAGTTAAAGAGGACTTTTAATAGGATGATGATAATGGCGAAAAATTCAACTATTAGCTTCAAGACTTGGTTATTAATAATTCTGGCAGTCTTCCTGCTTTTTGGCTATGTTTGGATTTTCTAG
- the CFD1 gene encoding iron-sulfur cluster assembly protein CFD1 (Syntenic homolog of Ashbya gossypii ADL006W; Syntenic homolog of Saccharomyces cerevisiae YIL003W (CFD1)), with translation MASYNEDQTSLHNIKHIMLVLSGKGGVGKSSVTTQTALTLSALGYNVGILDIDLTGPSLPRMFGMENKVVYQSNEGWLPVSVPTAAECGSLYLMSLGFLLNNRGDSVIWKGPKKTAMIKQFINDVNWGKLDYLLIDTPPGTSDEHISIAEELRYANPDGAILVSTSQDVALADVKKEINFCRTVNLRMIGMVENMSGYVCPHCSECTDIFSSGGAKALAKSCDIPYLGKVPIDPSFVQLIENQSNEKKTLIELYKESAMHSIFKDITQRILEMGIPSRC, from the coding sequence ATGGCATCATACAATGAGGATCAGACATCCCTGCATAATATTAAACATATAATGTTAGTTCTATCGGGAAAGGGCGGTGTGGGCAAGAGTTCGGTTACTACCCAAACTGCTTTAACACTATCCGCACTAGGATATAACGTCGGAATTTTAGATATAGATTTGACGGGACCCTCCTTGCCTCGTATGTTTGGCATGGAAAATAAGGTAGTTTATCAATCGAACGAAGGATGGCTGCCAGTTTCGGTCCCTACAGCAGCGGAGTGTGGTTCTCTGTATTTAATGTCTCTGGGATTTCTGCTGAATAATAGAGGAGATAGTGTGATATGGAAAGGACCGAAGAAAACTGCAATGATTAAGCAATTCATTAATGATGTAAACTGGGGTAAATTAGATTACCTACTAATAGATACTCCTCCGGGAACTTCTGATGAGCATATATCTATCGCTGAGGAACTTCGTTACGCAAATCCTGATGGTGCCATTCTTGTATCAACCTCACAGGATGTGGCCCTTGCTGACGTGAAAAAGGAAATAAACTTTTGTAGAACGGTAAATCTGAGAATGATAGGAATGGTTGAAAATATGTCAGGTTACGTTTGTCCGCATTGTAGTGAGTGTACGGATATATTCTCTAGTGGAGGAGCTAAGGCACTCGCAAAGAGCTGTGATATTCCGTATCTTGGAAAAGTTCCTATTGATCCCAGTTTTGTTCAACTAATTGAAAATCAAAGTAATGAGAAGAAGACACTGATCGAACTTTATAAGGAATCTGCAATGCATTCAATTTTTAAGGACATTACTCAACGTATTTTGGAAATGGGAATACCGTCCAGATGTTAA